The proteins below come from a single Oncorhynchus tshawytscha isolate Ot180627B linkage group LG22, Otsh_v2.0, whole genome shotgun sequence genomic window:
- the LOC112221783 gene encoding nuclear factor of activated T-cells, cytoplasmic 2 isoform X1 — MNSFYDGKNPSDLGLEEELSQVNCQDELEFDYLFEYEPPCDNFPGEDQGLSNDEPNLSSQRVIPPSGLAYIQEEASPYSIKCSEHNPESLSGYEHLEAKNYLDHSRLGGIALSPRIEITPSREHYSDGRDSLQNHTLNISPRPTLTVPGHESLAYREPQCLSPASSNSSTSWHSESYSPWASPCVSPSSGQTGAGDLWPRFQNIHTGSPRTSPGTSPRTEEGCIAPRSPSPSLRPGSRSTSPQGKRTYDMYRNTSLINGIPSNSPSPHRGHEEHPQKNAGAHYGTTNSLAEAMNGYGTVQPGLVPTKIVKTANQAYAFYPENHREVNYLVSCEQDVKNKTGAESFFVIPPIWTKQMVPNLCSIPLSSLPPLEWPVPSRTDQYKLHVDVQPKPHHRAHYETEGSRGAVKAPTGGHPVVQLHGYRGKEPLGLQIFIGTADERILKPHAFYQVHRITGKTVTTTSYEKIINSTKVLEIPLEPKNDMKAIIDCAGILKLRNADIELRKGETDIGRKNTRVRLVFRVHIPQPNGQHISLQTASHPIECSQRSAHELPMVDKQDMDSCSVLGGQQMILTGQNFSSDSKVIFIEKTRDGQQIWEMEATVDKDKCQPSLLFVEIPSYRDLSICHSAKVNFYVINGKRKRSQPQHFTFTPLAVPSIKTEPVDDYPFSMTQIMGVSPQSYYHHSPGSRGIIHPDNGLVSSMASCQQVRSGLPTPVPDTCFQQQSPAIVYSRGGKSLSGSPGGLYQQTGEMRVMPDPHRSVLVHTGSPAQSSPLGAQQQHGGGQGQHPSIIQFSPNNQHLLRGSDPPPLQPDNHQHIIYCDGYPQQSGAQAHSPISAHSPQHYPTTVIQQQPYVPKAVPKGRSSPGGMEAQRCPPGEEQRASLPGGRVTVKEENLDQMYLDDGELNEIIRKDLTGVQARVQT; from the exons ATGAACTCGTTTTACGACGGAAAAAACCCTAGTGATTTAGGGTTGGAAGAGGAACTGAGTCAAGTGAACTGCCAAGATGAGTTGGAGTTTGACTACCTGTTTGAATACGAACCACCTTGCGACAACTTTCCCGGGGAAGATCAAGGTTTGTCCAATG ATGAGCCAAATCTCTCCTCACAGAGAGTCATCCCTCCATCTGGTCTGGCCTACATCCAGGAGGAGGCTTCCCCCTACAGCATTAAGTGTAGTGAGCACAACCCAGAGAGCCTCTCTGGCTATGAGCACCTGGAAGCCAAAAACTACCTGGACCACTCTAGGCTTGGGGGCATTGCCCTGAGCCCCAGGATCGAGATCACACCGTCACGTGAGCACTACAGCGATGGACGAGATTCCCTGCAGAACCACACTCTGAACATCAGCCCCCGTCCCACCCTGACCGTCCCGGGCCACGAAAGCCTGGCCTACCGTGAGCCCCAGTGCTTGAGCCCAGCCTCCAGCAACTCCTCCACCAGCTGGCACTCGGAGAGCTACTCCCCCTGGGCCTCTCCCTGCGTGTCCCCTAGTAGTGGCCAGACTGGGGCTGGGGACCTCTGGCCCCGCTTCCAGAACATCCACACCGGCTCCCCCCGCACCTCTCCGGGCACTTCCCCCCGCACAGAGGAGGGCTGCATCGCCCCACGCTCGCCCTCCCCATCCCTCAGGCCAGGATCCCGCTCCACTTCCCCACAGGGCAAACGCACCTACGACATGTACAGGAACACCAGCCTGATCAACGGGATCCCTTCCAACAGTCCTTCCCCCCATAGGGGCCACGAGGAGCATCCCCAAAAGAACGCAGGGGCCCACTACGGGACCACCAACAGTCTGGCTGAGGCCATGAACGGCTATGGCACTGTCCAGCCTGGTCTAGTCCCCACCAAGATAGTGAAGACAGCCAACCAGGCATATGCCTTCTACCCAGAGAACCACAGGGAGGTCAACTACCTGGTGTCCTGTGAGCAGGATGTTAAGAATAAAACTGGGGCTGAATCCTTCTTTGTGATCCCTCCCATCTGGACCAAGCAGATGGTCCCCAACCTCTGCAG CATCCCATTGTCTTCTCTGCCCCCTCTGGAATGGCCTGTCCCCAGCCGTACAGACCAGTACAAGCTCCACGTTGACGTGCAGCCCAAGCCCCACCACCGAGCCCACTATGAGACAGAGGGGAGCAGGGGCGCGGTCAAAGCCCCCACTGGTGGTCATCCTGTTGTCCAG TTGCATGGCTACAGGGGAAAGGAGCCACTGGGCCTGCAGATCTTCATCGGGACTGCAGATGAGAGGATCCTGAAGCCCCACGCTTTCTACCAGGTTCACCGCATCACGGGCAAGACGGTTACCACCACCAGCTACGAGAAGATCATCAACTCCACCAAAGTCCTGGAGATCCCTCTCGAGCCCAAGAACGACATGAAAGCAAT AATCGACTGTGCTGGGATCCTGAAGCTCAGGAATGCTGATATTGAGCTGAGGAAGGGCGAGACGGACATCGGACGAAAGAACACTCGTGTGCGTCTAGTGTTTCGTGTGCATATACCCCAACCTAATGGGCAACACATCTCACTGCAAACCGCCTCCCATCCTATTGAGTGCT CCCAGCGTTCCGCCCATGAGTTGCCCATGGTGGATAAACAAGACATGGACAGCTGTTCTGTCCTGGGAGGTCAGCAGATGATTCTGACGGGACAAAACTTCAGCTCCGACTCCAAGGTCATCTTTATAGAGAAAACCCGTG ATGGACAGCAGATTTGGGAGATGGAGGCAACTGTAGACAAAGATAAATGTCAGCCC AGTCTGCTGTTTGTTGAAATACCCTCCTATCGCGACCTGTCGATTTGCCATTCCGCCAAAGTGAACTTCTATGTCATCAACGGAAAGAGGAAGCGCAGCCAGCCTCAGCACTTCACATTCACTCCACTGGCAG TCCCGTCCATTAAAACAGAGCCTGTGGATGACTATCCTTTCTCCATGACCCAGATTATGGGTGTGTCCCCCCAGTCCTACTACCACCACAGCCCTGGGTCCCGTGGGATCATCCACCCAGACAATGGCCTGGTCTCCAGCATGGCCTCCTGCCAGCAGGTCCGCTCCGGCCTCCCCACCCCCGTCCCAGACACCTGCTTCCAGCAGCAGAGCCCAGCCATTGTGTACTCCCGTGGGGGAAAGAGTCTGAGCGGCAGTCCCGGGGGGCTCTACCAGCAAACTGGGGAGATGCGGGTGATGCCCGACCCACACCGCTCCGTCCTAGTTCACACGGGCTCCCCAGCTCAGTCGTCCCCGCTGGGGGCCCAGCAGCAGCATGGAGGGGGCCAGGGCCAGCACCCCTCCATTATCCAGTTCTCCCCCAACAACCAACACCTGCTCCGGGGAAGCGACCCTCCACCTCTCCAGCCTGACAACCATCAGCACATCATCTACTGTGATGGCTACCCTCAGCAGTCTGGAGCCCAAGCTCACTCCCCTATCTCGGCCCACTCCCCCCAACATTACCCAACCACAGTGATCCAGCAGCAGCCCTATGTGCCCAAGGCGGTGCCAAAGGGCAGGTCTTCCCCTGGTGGGATGGAGGCCCAGAGATGCCCCcctggagaggagcagagagccaGCCTC
- the LOC112221783 gene encoding nuclear factor of activated T-cells, cytoplasmic 2 isoform X4, which translates to MFRESWRLAQYHTMRSMDQDEPNLSSQRVIPPSGLAYIQEEASPYSIKCSEHNPESLSGYEHLEAKNYLDHSRLGGIALSPRIEITPSREHYSDGRDSLQNHTLNISPRPTLTVPGHESLAYREPQCLSPASSNSSTSWHSESYSPWASPCVSPSSGQTGAGDLWPRFQNIHTGSPRTSPGTSPRTEEGCIAPRSPSPSLRPGSRSTSPQGKRTYDMYRNTSLINGIPSNSPSPHRGHEEHPQKNAGAHYGTTNSLAEAMNGYGTVQPGLVPTKIVKTANQAYAFYPENHREVNYLVSCEQDVKNKTGAESFFVIPPIWTKQMVPNLCSIPLSSLPPLEWPVPSRTDQYKLHVDVQPKPHHRAHYETEGSRGAVKAPTGGHPVVQLHGYRGKEPLGLQIFIGTADERILKPHAFYQVHRITGKTVTTTSYEKIINSTKVLEIPLEPKNDMKAIIDCAGILKLRNADIELRKGETDIGRKNTRVRLVFRVHIPQPNGQHISLQTASHPIECSQRSAHELPMVDKQDMDSCSVLGGQQMILTGQNFSSDSKVIFIEKTRDGQQIWEMEATVDKDKCQPSLLFVEIPSYRDLSICHSAKVNFYVINGKRKRSQPQHFTFTPLAVPSIKTEPVDDYPFSMTQIMGVSPQSYYHHSPGSRGIIHPDNGLVSSMASCQQVRSGLPTPVPDTCFQQQSPAIVYSRGGKSLSGSPGGLYQQTGEMRVMPDPHRSVLVHTGSPAQSSPLGAQQQHGGGQGQHPSIIQFSPNNQHLLRGSDPPPLQPDNHQHIIYCDGYPQQSGAQAHSPISAHSPQHYPTTVIQQQPYVPKAVPKGRSSPGGMEAQRCPPGEEQRASLPGGRVTVKEENLDQMYLDDGELNEIIRKDLTGVQARVQT; encoded by the exons ATGTTTAGAGAATCTTGGAGACTGGCACAGTACCACACAATGAGGTCGATGGATCAAG ATGAGCCAAATCTCTCCTCACAGAGAGTCATCCCTCCATCTGGTCTGGCCTACATCCAGGAGGAGGCTTCCCCCTACAGCATTAAGTGTAGTGAGCACAACCCAGAGAGCCTCTCTGGCTATGAGCACCTGGAAGCCAAAAACTACCTGGACCACTCTAGGCTTGGGGGCATTGCCCTGAGCCCCAGGATCGAGATCACACCGTCACGTGAGCACTACAGCGATGGACGAGATTCCCTGCAGAACCACACTCTGAACATCAGCCCCCGTCCCACCCTGACCGTCCCGGGCCACGAAAGCCTGGCCTACCGTGAGCCCCAGTGCTTGAGCCCAGCCTCCAGCAACTCCTCCACCAGCTGGCACTCGGAGAGCTACTCCCCCTGGGCCTCTCCCTGCGTGTCCCCTAGTAGTGGCCAGACTGGGGCTGGGGACCTCTGGCCCCGCTTCCAGAACATCCACACCGGCTCCCCCCGCACCTCTCCGGGCACTTCCCCCCGCACAGAGGAGGGCTGCATCGCCCCACGCTCGCCCTCCCCATCCCTCAGGCCAGGATCCCGCTCCACTTCCCCACAGGGCAAACGCACCTACGACATGTACAGGAACACCAGCCTGATCAACGGGATCCCTTCCAACAGTCCTTCCCCCCATAGGGGCCACGAGGAGCATCCCCAAAAGAACGCAGGGGCCCACTACGGGACCACCAACAGTCTGGCTGAGGCCATGAACGGCTATGGCACTGTCCAGCCTGGTCTAGTCCCCACCAAGATAGTGAAGACAGCCAACCAGGCATATGCCTTCTACCCAGAGAACCACAGGGAGGTCAACTACCTGGTGTCCTGTGAGCAGGATGTTAAGAATAAAACTGGGGCTGAATCCTTCTTTGTGATCCCTCCCATCTGGACCAAGCAGATGGTCCCCAACCTCTGCAG CATCCCATTGTCTTCTCTGCCCCCTCTGGAATGGCCTGTCCCCAGCCGTACAGACCAGTACAAGCTCCACGTTGACGTGCAGCCCAAGCCCCACCACCGAGCCCACTATGAGACAGAGGGGAGCAGGGGCGCGGTCAAAGCCCCCACTGGTGGTCATCCTGTTGTCCAG TTGCATGGCTACAGGGGAAAGGAGCCACTGGGCCTGCAGATCTTCATCGGGACTGCAGATGAGAGGATCCTGAAGCCCCACGCTTTCTACCAGGTTCACCGCATCACGGGCAAGACGGTTACCACCACCAGCTACGAGAAGATCATCAACTCCACCAAAGTCCTGGAGATCCCTCTCGAGCCCAAGAACGACATGAAAGCAAT AATCGACTGTGCTGGGATCCTGAAGCTCAGGAATGCTGATATTGAGCTGAGGAAGGGCGAGACGGACATCGGACGAAAGAACACTCGTGTGCGTCTAGTGTTTCGTGTGCATATACCCCAACCTAATGGGCAACACATCTCACTGCAAACCGCCTCCCATCCTATTGAGTGCT CCCAGCGTTCCGCCCATGAGTTGCCCATGGTGGATAAACAAGACATGGACAGCTGTTCTGTCCTGGGAGGTCAGCAGATGATTCTGACGGGACAAAACTTCAGCTCCGACTCCAAGGTCATCTTTATAGAGAAAACCCGTG ATGGACAGCAGATTTGGGAGATGGAGGCAACTGTAGACAAAGATAAATGTCAGCCC AGTCTGCTGTTTGTTGAAATACCCTCCTATCGCGACCTGTCGATTTGCCATTCCGCCAAAGTGAACTTCTATGTCATCAACGGAAAGAGGAAGCGCAGCCAGCCTCAGCACTTCACATTCACTCCACTGGCAG TCCCGTCCATTAAAACAGAGCCTGTGGATGACTATCCTTTCTCCATGACCCAGATTATGGGTGTGTCCCCCCAGTCCTACTACCACCACAGCCCTGGGTCCCGTGGGATCATCCACCCAGACAATGGCCTGGTCTCCAGCATGGCCTCCTGCCAGCAGGTCCGCTCCGGCCTCCCCACCCCCGTCCCAGACACCTGCTTCCAGCAGCAGAGCCCAGCCATTGTGTACTCCCGTGGGGGAAAGAGTCTGAGCGGCAGTCCCGGGGGGCTCTACCAGCAAACTGGGGAGATGCGGGTGATGCCCGACCCACACCGCTCCGTCCTAGTTCACACGGGCTCCCCAGCTCAGTCGTCCCCGCTGGGGGCCCAGCAGCAGCATGGAGGGGGCCAGGGCCAGCACCCCTCCATTATCCAGTTCTCCCCCAACAACCAACACCTGCTCCGGGGAAGCGACCCTCCACCTCTCCAGCCTGACAACCATCAGCACATCATCTACTGTGATGGCTACCCTCAGCAGTCTGGAGCCCAAGCTCACTCCCCTATCTCGGCCCACTCCCCCCAACATTACCCAACCACAGTGATCCAGCAGCAGCCCTATGTGCCCAAGGCGGTGCCAAAGGGCAGGTCTTCCCCTGGTGGGATGGAGGCCCAGAGATGCCCCcctggagaggagcagagagccaGCCTC
- the LOC112221783 gene encoding nuclear factor of activated T-cells, cytoplasmic 2 isoform X3 yields MNSFYDGKNPSDLGLEEELSQVNCQDELEFDYLFEYEPPCDNFPGEDQDEPNLSSQRVIPPSGLAYIQEEASPYSIKCSEHNPESLSGYEHLEAKNYLDHSRLGGIALSPRIEITPSREHYSDGRDSLQNHTLNISPRPTLTVPGHESLAYREPQCLSPASSNSSTSWHSESYSPWASPCVSPSSGQTGAGDLWPRFQNIHTGSPRTSPGTSPRTEEGCIAPRSPSPSLRPGSRSTSPQGKRTYDMYRNTSLINGIPSNSPSPHRGHEEHPQKNAGAHYGTTNSLAEAMNGYGTVQPGLVPTKIVKTANQAYAFYPENHREVNYLVSCEQDVKNKTGAESFFVIPPIWTKQMVPNLCSIPLSSLPPLEWPVPSRTDQYKLHVDVQPKPHHRAHYETEGSRGAVKAPTGGHPVVQLHGYRGKEPLGLQIFIGTADERILKPHAFYQVHRITGKTVTTTSYEKIINSTKVLEIPLEPKNDMKAIIDCAGILKLRNADIELRKGETDIGRKNTRVRLVFRVHIPQPNGQHISLQTASHPIECSQRSAHELPMVDKQDMDSCSVLGGQQMILTGQNFSSDSKVIFIEKTRDGQQIWEMEATVDKDKCQPSLLFVEIPSYRDLSICHSAKVNFYVINGKRKRSQPQHFTFTPLAVPSIKTEPVDDYPFSMTQIMGVSPQSYYHHSPGSRGIIHPDNGLVSSMASCQQVRSGLPTPVPDTCFQQQSPAIVYSRGGKSLSGSPGGLYQQTGEMRVMPDPHRSVLVHTGSPAQSSPLGAQQQHGGGQGQHPSIIQFSPNNQHLLRGSDPPPLQPDNHQHIIYCDGYPQQSGAQAHSPISAHSPQHYPTTVIQQQPYVPKAVPKGRSSPGGMEAQRCPPGEEQRASLPGGRVTVKEENLDQMYLDDGELNEIIRKDLTGVQARVQT; encoded by the exons ATGAACTCGTTTTACGACGGAAAAAACCCTAGTGATTTAGGGTTGGAAGAGGAACTGAGTCAAGTGAACTGCCAAGATGAGTTGGAGTTTGACTACCTGTTTGAATACGAACCACCTTGCGACAACTTTCCCGGGGAAGATCAAG ATGAGCCAAATCTCTCCTCACAGAGAGTCATCCCTCCATCTGGTCTGGCCTACATCCAGGAGGAGGCTTCCCCCTACAGCATTAAGTGTAGTGAGCACAACCCAGAGAGCCTCTCTGGCTATGAGCACCTGGAAGCCAAAAACTACCTGGACCACTCTAGGCTTGGGGGCATTGCCCTGAGCCCCAGGATCGAGATCACACCGTCACGTGAGCACTACAGCGATGGACGAGATTCCCTGCAGAACCACACTCTGAACATCAGCCCCCGTCCCACCCTGACCGTCCCGGGCCACGAAAGCCTGGCCTACCGTGAGCCCCAGTGCTTGAGCCCAGCCTCCAGCAACTCCTCCACCAGCTGGCACTCGGAGAGCTACTCCCCCTGGGCCTCTCCCTGCGTGTCCCCTAGTAGTGGCCAGACTGGGGCTGGGGACCTCTGGCCCCGCTTCCAGAACATCCACACCGGCTCCCCCCGCACCTCTCCGGGCACTTCCCCCCGCACAGAGGAGGGCTGCATCGCCCCACGCTCGCCCTCCCCATCCCTCAGGCCAGGATCCCGCTCCACTTCCCCACAGGGCAAACGCACCTACGACATGTACAGGAACACCAGCCTGATCAACGGGATCCCTTCCAACAGTCCTTCCCCCCATAGGGGCCACGAGGAGCATCCCCAAAAGAACGCAGGGGCCCACTACGGGACCACCAACAGTCTGGCTGAGGCCATGAACGGCTATGGCACTGTCCAGCCTGGTCTAGTCCCCACCAAGATAGTGAAGACAGCCAACCAGGCATATGCCTTCTACCCAGAGAACCACAGGGAGGTCAACTACCTGGTGTCCTGTGAGCAGGATGTTAAGAATAAAACTGGGGCTGAATCCTTCTTTGTGATCCCTCCCATCTGGACCAAGCAGATGGTCCCCAACCTCTGCAG CATCCCATTGTCTTCTCTGCCCCCTCTGGAATGGCCTGTCCCCAGCCGTACAGACCAGTACAAGCTCCACGTTGACGTGCAGCCCAAGCCCCACCACCGAGCCCACTATGAGACAGAGGGGAGCAGGGGCGCGGTCAAAGCCCCCACTGGTGGTCATCCTGTTGTCCAG TTGCATGGCTACAGGGGAAAGGAGCCACTGGGCCTGCAGATCTTCATCGGGACTGCAGATGAGAGGATCCTGAAGCCCCACGCTTTCTACCAGGTTCACCGCATCACGGGCAAGACGGTTACCACCACCAGCTACGAGAAGATCATCAACTCCACCAAAGTCCTGGAGATCCCTCTCGAGCCCAAGAACGACATGAAAGCAAT AATCGACTGTGCTGGGATCCTGAAGCTCAGGAATGCTGATATTGAGCTGAGGAAGGGCGAGACGGACATCGGACGAAAGAACACTCGTGTGCGTCTAGTGTTTCGTGTGCATATACCCCAACCTAATGGGCAACACATCTCACTGCAAACCGCCTCCCATCCTATTGAGTGCT CCCAGCGTTCCGCCCATGAGTTGCCCATGGTGGATAAACAAGACATGGACAGCTGTTCTGTCCTGGGAGGTCAGCAGATGATTCTGACGGGACAAAACTTCAGCTCCGACTCCAAGGTCATCTTTATAGAGAAAACCCGTG ATGGACAGCAGATTTGGGAGATGGAGGCAACTGTAGACAAAGATAAATGTCAGCCC AGTCTGCTGTTTGTTGAAATACCCTCCTATCGCGACCTGTCGATTTGCCATTCCGCCAAAGTGAACTTCTATGTCATCAACGGAAAGAGGAAGCGCAGCCAGCCTCAGCACTTCACATTCACTCCACTGGCAG TCCCGTCCATTAAAACAGAGCCTGTGGATGACTATCCTTTCTCCATGACCCAGATTATGGGTGTGTCCCCCCAGTCCTACTACCACCACAGCCCTGGGTCCCGTGGGATCATCCACCCAGACAATGGCCTGGTCTCCAGCATGGCCTCCTGCCAGCAGGTCCGCTCCGGCCTCCCCACCCCCGTCCCAGACACCTGCTTCCAGCAGCAGAGCCCAGCCATTGTGTACTCCCGTGGGGGAAAGAGTCTGAGCGGCAGTCCCGGGGGGCTCTACCAGCAAACTGGGGAGATGCGGGTGATGCCCGACCCACACCGCTCCGTCCTAGTTCACACGGGCTCCCCAGCTCAGTCGTCCCCGCTGGGGGCCCAGCAGCAGCATGGAGGGGGCCAGGGCCAGCACCCCTCCATTATCCAGTTCTCCCCCAACAACCAACACCTGCTCCGGGGAAGCGACCCTCCACCTCTCCAGCCTGACAACCATCAGCACATCATCTACTGTGATGGCTACCCTCAGCAGTCTGGAGCCCAAGCTCACTCCCCTATCTCGGCCCACTCCCCCCAACATTACCCAACCACAGTGATCCAGCAGCAGCCCTATGTGCCCAAGGCGGTGCCAAAGGGCAGGTCTTCCCCTGGTGGGATGGAGGCCCAGAGATGCCCCcctggagaggagcagagagccaGCCTC
- the LOC112221783 gene encoding nuclear factor of activated T-cells, cytoplasmic 2 isoform X2: MNSFYDGKNPSDLGLEEELSQVNCQDELEFDYLFEYEPPCDNFPGEDQGLSNDEPNLSSQRVIPPSGLAYIQEEASPYSIKCSEHNPESLSGYEHLEAKNYLDHSRLGGIALSPRIEITPSREHYSDGRDSLQNHTLNISPRPTLTVPGHESLAYREPQCLSPASSNSSTSWHSESYSPWASPCVSPSSGQTGAGDLWPRFQNIHTGSPRTSPGTSPRTEEGCIAPRSPSPSLRPGSRSTSPQGKRTYDMYRNTSLINGIPSNSPSPHRGHEEHPQKNAGAHYGTTNSLAEAMNGYGTVQPGLVPTKIVKTANQAYAFYPENHREVNYLVSCEQDVKNKTGAESFFVIPPIWTKQMVPNLCSIPLSSLPPLEWPVPSRTDQYKLHVDVQPKPHHRAHYETEGSRGAVKAPTGGHPVVQLHGYRGKEPLGLQIFIGTADERILKPHAFYQVHRITGKTVTTTSYEKIINSTKVLEIPLEPKNDMKAIIDCAGILKLRNADIELRKGETDIGRKNTRVRLVFRVHIPQPNGQHISLQTASHPIECSQRSAHELPMVDKQDMDSCSVLGGQQMILTGQNFSSDSKVIFIEKTRDGQQIWEMEATVDKDKCQPSLLFVEIPSYRDLSICHSAKVNFYVINGKRKRSQPQHFTFTPLAVPSIKTEPVDDYPFSMTQIMGVSPQSYYHHSPGSRGIIHPDNGLVSSMASCQQVRSGLPTPVPDTCFQQQSPAIVYSRGGKSLSGSPGGLYQQTGEMRVMPDPHRSVLVHTGSPAQSSPLGAQQQHGGGQGQHPSIIQFSPNNQHLLRGSDPPPLQPDNHQHIIYCDGYPQQSGAQAHSPISAHSPQHYPTTVIQQQPYVPKAVPKGRSSPGGMEAQRCPPGEEQRASLPGGRVTVKEENLDQMYLDDVNEIIRKDLTGVQARVQT, from the exons ATGAACTCGTTTTACGACGGAAAAAACCCTAGTGATTTAGGGTTGGAAGAGGAACTGAGTCAAGTGAACTGCCAAGATGAGTTGGAGTTTGACTACCTGTTTGAATACGAACCACCTTGCGACAACTTTCCCGGGGAAGATCAAGGTTTGTCCAATG ATGAGCCAAATCTCTCCTCACAGAGAGTCATCCCTCCATCTGGTCTGGCCTACATCCAGGAGGAGGCTTCCCCCTACAGCATTAAGTGTAGTGAGCACAACCCAGAGAGCCTCTCTGGCTATGAGCACCTGGAAGCCAAAAACTACCTGGACCACTCTAGGCTTGGGGGCATTGCCCTGAGCCCCAGGATCGAGATCACACCGTCACGTGAGCACTACAGCGATGGACGAGATTCCCTGCAGAACCACACTCTGAACATCAGCCCCCGTCCCACCCTGACCGTCCCGGGCCACGAAAGCCTGGCCTACCGTGAGCCCCAGTGCTTGAGCCCAGCCTCCAGCAACTCCTCCACCAGCTGGCACTCGGAGAGCTACTCCCCCTGGGCCTCTCCCTGCGTGTCCCCTAGTAGTGGCCAGACTGGGGCTGGGGACCTCTGGCCCCGCTTCCAGAACATCCACACCGGCTCCCCCCGCACCTCTCCGGGCACTTCCCCCCGCACAGAGGAGGGCTGCATCGCCCCACGCTCGCCCTCCCCATCCCTCAGGCCAGGATCCCGCTCCACTTCCCCACAGGGCAAACGCACCTACGACATGTACAGGAACACCAGCCTGATCAACGGGATCCCTTCCAACAGTCCTTCCCCCCATAGGGGCCACGAGGAGCATCCCCAAAAGAACGCAGGGGCCCACTACGGGACCACCAACAGTCTGGCTGAGGCCATGAACGGCTATGGCACTGTCCAGCCTGGTCTAGTCCCCACCAAGATAGTGAAGACAGCCAACCAGGCATATGCCTTCTACCCAGAGAACCACAGGGAGGTCAACTACCTGGTGTCCTGTGAGCAGGATGTTAAGAATAAAACTGGGGCTGAATCCTTCTTTGTGATCCCTCCCATCTGGACCAAGCAGATGGTCCCCAACCTCTGCAG CATCCCATTGTCTTCTCTGCCCCCTCTGGAATGGCCTGTCCCCAGCCGTACAGACCAGTACAAGCTCCACGTTGACGTGCAGCCCAAGCCCCACCACCGAGCCCACTATGAGACAGAGGGGAGCAGGGGCGCGGTCAAAGCCCCCACTGGTGGTCATCCTGTTGTCCAG TTGCATGGCTACAGGGGAAAGGAGCCACTGGGCCTGCAGATCTTCATCGGGACTGCAGATGAGAGGATCCTGAAGCCCCACGCTTTCTACCAGGTTCACCGCATCACGGGCAAGACGGTTACCACCACCAGCTACGAGAAGATCATCAACTCCACCAAAGTCCTGGAGATCCCTCTCGAGCCCAAGAACGACATGAAAGCAAT AATCGACTGTGCTGGGATCCTGAAGCTCAGGAATGCTGATATTGAGCTGAGGAAGGGCGAGACGGACATCGGACGAAAGAACACTCGTGTGCGTCTAGTGTTTCGTGTGCATATACCCCAACCTAATGGGCAACACATCTCACTGCAAACCGCCTCCCATCCTATTGAGTGCT CCCAGCGTTCCGCCCATGAGTTGCCCATGGTGGATAAACAAGACATGGACAGCTGTTCTGTCCTGGGAGGTCAGCAGATGATTCTGACGGGACAAAACTTCAGCTCCGACTCCAAGGTCATCTTTATAGAGAAAACCCGTG ATGGACAGCAGATTTGGGAGATGGAGGCAACTGTAGACAAAGATAAATGTCAGCCC AGTCTGCTGTTTGTTGAAATACCCTCCTATCGCGACCTGTCGATTTGCCATTCCGCCAAAGTGAACTTCTATGTCATCAACGGAAAGAGGAAGCGCAGCCAGCCTCAGCACTTCACATTCACTCCACTGGCAG TCCCGTCCATTAAAACAGAGCCTGTGGATGACTATCCTTTCTCCATGACCCAGATTATGGGTGTGTCCCCCCAGTCCTACTACCACCACAGCCCTGGGTCCCGTGGGATCATCCACCCAGACAATGGCCTGGTCTCCAGCATGGCCTCCTGCCAGCAGGTCCGCTCCGGCCTCCCCACCCCCGTCCCAGACACCTGCTTCCAGCAGCAGAGCCCAGCCATTGTGTACTCCCGTGGGGGAAAGAGTCTGAGCGGCAGTCCCGGGGGGCTCTACCAGCAAACTGGGGAGATGCGGGTGATGCCCGACCCACACCGCTCCGTCCTAGTTCACACGGGCTCCCCAGCTCAGTCGTCCCCGCTGGGGGCCCAGCAGCAGCATGGAGGGGGCCAGGGCCAGCACCCCTCCATTATCCAGTTCTCCCCCAACAACCAACACCTGCTCCGGGGAAGCGACCCTCCACCTCTCCAGCCTGACAACCATCAGCACATCATCTACTGTGATGGCTACCCTCAGCAGTCTGGAGCCCAAGCTCACTCCCCTATCTCGGCCCACTCCCCCCAACATTACCCAACCACAGTGATCCAGCAGCAGCCCTATGTGCCCAAGGCGGTGCCAAAGGGCAGGTCTTCCCCTGGTGGGATGGAGGCCCAGAGATGCCCCcctggagaggagcagagagccaGCCTC